A single Chaetodon trifascialis isolate fChaTrf1 chromosome 18, fChaTrf1.hap1, whole genome shotgun sequence DNA region contains:
- the LOC139346593 gene encoding serine/threonine-protein kinase H1-like: MGCGNGKVLPEASKRGYVSVVQSLVAFSKAQDDDGPKKSTEKQRGPWFCTSVKNRQPAPNVQQQTLRDGRDRVSKYKDKFDPRVTARYDIRALIGRGSFSRVVRVEHRATRQPFAIKMMEVEAPEGREVCASELAVLQRVSHSNVIQLIEVFQFPRRVYMVLELATGGELLDRVVSRGHFTERDATVALRMVLTGVGYLHNLGITHRDLKPENLLYYHPGADSRLLVTDFGLATFGGAGAGSEVSGPEQSEDGDDAREDRTWSLRTTCGTPEYMAPEVLLRRPYSCAVDMWALGVIAYIVLSGSMPFEDDSRTRLYRSIVRGKYSFHGDPWPSVSNLAKDFIRRLLPLDPTARLTADQAIHHPWVVTMAASSSMRNLHRSISQNLRQRTSRSSSRGPSRTASSGDSSSVGLERAGEKPRAAARHSIWTKSASESHTATSQRAPGASSPSN; this comes from the exons ATGGGCTGTGGGAACGGTAAGGTGCTGCCTGAGGCGTCCAAGAGGGGCTACGTGAGCGTGGTGCAGTCGCTCGTGGCCTTCAGTAAAGCGCAGGATGACGATGGGCCGAAGAAGAGTACGGAGAAGCAAAGAGGTCCGTGGTTTTGTACCAGCGTTAAGAACCGTCAACCAGCACCAAACGTCCAGCAGCAGACGCTCAGAGATGGACGGGACAGAGTTTCCAAGTACAAGGACAAGTTTGATCCACGTGTGACAGCAAG ATACGACATCAGGGCTCTGATCGGTCGAGGAAGCTTCAGCCGTGTTGTGCGTGTGGAGCACAGGGCCACTCGCCAGCCCTTCGCCATAAAAATGATGGAAGTAGAGGCCCCAGAGGGCCGTGAGGTGTGCGCCTCGGAGCTGGCGGTGCTGCAGCGGGTGAGCCACTCTAATGTGATTCAGCTGATCGAGGTGTTTCAGTTCCCGCGGAGGGTTTACATGGTGCTGGAACTGGCCACGGGAGGGGAGCTGTTGGACCGCGTCGTCAGCAGGGGCCACTTCACAGAGAGGGATGCTACCGTGGCCCTCCGCATGGTGCTGACTGGGGTGGGATACCTGCACAACCTGGGTATCACCCATCGAGACCTGAAGCCTGAGAATCTTCTGTACTACCACCCCGGAGCTGATTCCAGACTGCTTGTTACCGACTTTGGATTGGCCACGTTTGGAGGCGCAGGAGCAGGGTCTGAGGTCTCAGGCCCTGAGCAGAGCGAGGACGGAGACGACGCCAGAGAAGACAGGACTTGGTCCCTCAGAACCACCTGTGGAACTCCAGAGTACATGGCCCCTGAGGTGTTGCTGAGGAGGCCTTACTCCTGTGCAGTGGACATGTGGGCCCTGGGGGTGATCGCCTACATTGTGCTGAGCGGATCCATGCCGTTTGAGGACGACAGCCGCACACGGCTCTACAGATCCATTGTGCGAGGAAAATACAGCTTCCATGGAGAT cCTTGGCCCTCAGTGTCCAACCTGGCCAAGGACTTTATCCGGCGCCTGCTGCCGTTGGACCCGACCGCCCGCCTGACGGCTGACCAAGCCATCCATCACCCGTGGGTGGTCACCATGGCAGCCAGCTCCTCCATGAGGAACCTCCATCGATCTATCTCCCAGAACCTCAGGCAGCGGACATCGCGCAGCTCCTCCCGGGGCCCGAGCAGAACCGCGAGCTCGGGCGATTCCAGCAGCGTGGGCCTGGAAAGGGCTGGAGAAAAACCAAGAGCAGCAGCAAGGCACAGCATTTGGACTAAGTCAGCCTCTGAGAGCCATACAGCAACCAGCCAGAGGGCTCCAGGAGCATCATCGCCATCCAACTGA